The proteins below are encoded in one region of Ciconia boyciana chromosome 19, ASM3463844v1, whole genome shotgun sequence:
- the B3GALT6 gene encoding beta-1,3-galactosyltransferase 6 isoform X3 — translation MKLLRLLCRHKTALGLGGLSLFAVVLLYLAKCTSEGLRPLPAPHGLPHNQPAALLPRGARGPHPPAAPPPSPEETAFLAVLITSGPKYSERRSIIRSTWLSAAGRSPHDDIWSRFVIGTSGLGAEELRSLELEQSRHRDLLLLPELRDSYENLTAKVLATYVWLDLHLDFQFALKADDDTFVRLDVLVEELRAKEPRRLYWGFFSGRGRVKSGGKWKESAWVLCDYYLPYALGGGYVISADLVHYLRLSRDYLNMWQSEDVSLGVWLAPIDVKRVHDPRFDTEYKSRGCNNKYIVTHKQSIEDMLEKHQTLAKEGKLCKEEVKLRLSYMYDWGVPPSQCCQRKDGIP, via the coding sequence ATGAAGCTGCTGCGCCTGCTGTGCCGCCACAAGACGGCCCTGGGCCTGGGCGGCCTGTCGCTCTTCGCCGTGGTCCTGCTTTACCTGGCCAAGTGCACCTCCGAGGGCCTCcggcccctgccagccccccacGGGCTGCCGCACAACCAGCCTGCGGCCCTGCTGCCGCGGGGTGCCAGGGGGCCGCATCCCCCAGCGGCCCCGCCACCCTCCCCTGAGGAGACCGCCTTCCTGGCCGTGCTCATCACGAGCGGCCCCAAGTACAGCGAGCGTCGCAGCATCATCCGCAGCACGTGGCTCTCGGCCGCCGGGCGCAGCCCTCACGATGACATCTGGAGCCGCTTCGTGATCGGCACAAGCGGGCTCGGGGCAGAGGAGCTTCGTAGCCTGGAGCTAGAGCAGAGCCGCCACAGAGACCTCCTCCTTCTGCCAGAGCTGCGGGATTCCTACGAGAACCTGACTGCTAAAGTCCTGGCCACGTACGTCTGGCTGGATCTGCACCTGGACTTCCAGTTTGCCCTGAAGGCCGATGACGATACCTTCGTACGCTTGGATGTGCTCGTGGAAGAGCTGAGAGCCAAGGAGCCGCGTCGCCTCTATTGGGGCTTCTTTTCTGGCCGCGGTCGAGTGAAATCTGGCGGCAAATGGAAAGAGAGCGCCTGGGTGCTCTGTGACTACTATCTACCATATGCTCTGGGTGGTGGTTATGTGATTTCTGCAGATCTGGTGCACTATTTGCGTCTTAGCAGAGACTACCTGAACATGTGGCAGAGTGAAGATGTCTCCCTGGGGGTGTGGCTGGCTCCCATCGATGTGAAGAGAGTGCACGACCCTCGTTTTGACACTGAGTACAAGTCCCGAGGTTGCAACAATAAGTACATAGTAACTCATAAGCAAAGCATTGAGGACATGCTGGAAAAGCACCAGACCCTGGCTAAAGAAGGAAAGCTCTGTAAGGAGGAGGTTAAGCTCAGGCTTTCCTACATGTATGACTGGGGAGTGCCTCCTTCACAGTGTTGCCAAAGGAAGGATGGCATCCCATGA
- the B3GALT6 gene encoding beta-1,3-galactosyltransferase 6 isoform X2, producing the protein MKLLRLLCRHKTALGLGGLSLFAVVLLYLAKCTSEGLRPLPAPHGLPHNQPAALLPRGARGPHPPAAPPPSPEETAFLAVLITSGPKYSERRSIIRSTWLSAAGRSPHDDIWSRFVIGTSGLGAEELRSLELEQSRHRDLLLLPELRDSYENLTAKVLATYVWLDLHLDFQFALKADDDTFVRLDVLVEELRAKEPRRLYWGFFSGRGRVKSGGKWKESAWVLCDYYLPYALGGGYVISADLVHYLRLSRDYLNMWQSEDVSLGVWLAPIDVKRVHDPRFDTEYKSRGCNNKYIVTHKQSIEDMLEKHQTLAKEGKLYQCLFPPAGRDKWQRKKKKVPVSLYFLLLKLAS; encoded by the exons ATGAAGCTGCTGCGCCTGCTGTGCCGCCACAAGACGGCCCTGGGCCTGGGCGGCCTGTCGCTCTTCGCCGTGGTCCTGCTTTACCTGGCCAAGTGCACCTCCGAGGGCCTCcggcccctgccagccccccacGGGCTGCCGCACAACCAGCCTGCGGCCCTGCTGCCGCGGGGTGCCAGGGGGCCGCATCCCCCAGCGGCCCCGCCACCCTCCCCTGAGGAGACCGCCTTCCTGGCCGTGCTCATCACGAGCGGCCCCAAGTACAGCGAGCGTCGCAGCATCATCCGCAGCACGTGGCTCTCGGCCGCCGGGCGCAGCCCTCACGATGACATCTGGAGCCGCTTCGTGATCGGCACAAGCGGGCTCGGGGCAGAGGAGCTTCGTAGCCTGGAGCTAGAGCAGAGCCGCCACAGAGACCTCCTCCTTCTGCCAGAGCTGCGGGATTCCTACGAGAACCTGACTGCTAAAGTCCTGGCCACGTACGTCTGGCTGGATCTGCACCTGGACTTCCAGTTTGCCCTGAAGGCCGATGACGATACCTTCGTACGCTTGGATGTGCTCGTGGAAGAGCTGAGAGCCAAGGAGCCGCGTCGCCTCTATTGGGGCTTCTTTTCTGGCCGCGGTCGAGTGAAATCTGGCGGCAAATGGAAAGAGAGCGCCTGGGTGCTCTGTGACTACTATCTACCATATGCTCTGGGTGGTGGTTATGTGATTTCTGCAGATCTGGTGCACTATTTGCGTCTTAGCAGAGACTACCTGAACATGTGGCAGAGTGAAGATGTCTCCCTGGGGGTGTGGCTGGCTCCCATCGATGTGAAGAGAGTGCACGACCCTCGTTTTGACACTGAGTACAAGTCCCGAGGTTGCAACAATAAGTACATAGTAACTCATAAGCAAAGCATTGAGGACATGCTGGAAAAGCACCAGACCCTGGCTAAAGAAGGAAAGCTCT ATCAGTGTCTGTTCCCACCTGCAGGAAGAGacaaatggcaaagaaaaaaaaaaaaggtgccagtatctctgtattttttgcttcttaaattaGCAAGTTAG
- the B3GALT6 gene encoding beta-1,3-galactosyltransferase 6 isoform X1, which produces MKLLRLLCRHKTALGLGGLSLFAVVLLYLAKCTSEGLRPLPAPHGLPHNQPAALLPRGARGPHPPAAPPPSPEETAFLAVLITSGPKYSERRSIIRSTWLSAAGRSPHDDIWSRFVIGTSGLGAEELRSLELEQSRHRDLLLLPELRDSYENLTAKVLATYVWLDLHLDFQFALKADDDTFVRLDVLVEELRAKEPRRLYWGFFSGRGRVKSGGKWKESAWVLCDYYLPYALGGGYVISADLVHYLRLSRDYLNMWQSEDVSLGVWLAPIDVKRVHDPRFDTEYKSRGCNNKYIVTHKQSIEDMLEKHQTLAKEGKLYQCLFPPAGRDKWQRKKKKNTLPARLKSVATCTCVRYAVTLELELLYANVMCQLLLSNTDYLGNV; this is translated from the exons ATGAAGCTGCTGCGCCTGCTGTGCCGCCACAAGACGGCCCTGGGCCTGGGCGGCCTGTCGCTCTTCGCCGTGGTCCTGCTTTACCTGGCCAAGTGCACCTCCGAGGGCCTCcggcccctgccagccccccacGGGCTGCCGCACAACCAGCCTGCGGCCCTGCTGCCGCGGGGTGCCAGGGGGCCGCATCCCCCAGCGGCCCCGCCACCCTCCCCTGAGGAGACCGCCTTCCTGGCCGTGCTCATCACGAGCGGCCCCAAGTACAGCGAGCGTCGCAGCATCATCCGCAGCACGTGGCTCTCGGCCGCCGGGCGCAGCCCTCACGATGACATCTGGAGCCGCTTCGTGATCGGCACAAGCGGGCTCGGGGCAGAGGAGCTTCGTAGCCTGGAGCTAGAGCAGAGCCGCCACAGAGACCTCCTCCTTCTGCCAGAGCTGCGGGATTCCTACGAGAACCTGACTGCTAAAGTCCTGGCCACGTACGTCTGGCTGGATCTGCACCTGGACTTCCAGTTTGCCCTGAAGGCCGATGACGATACCTTCGTACGCTTGGATGTGCTCGTGGAAGAGCTGAGAGCCAAGGAGCCGCGTCGCCTCTATTGGGGCTTCTTTTCTGGCCGCGGTCGAGTGAAATCTGGCGGCAAATGGAAAGAGAGCGCCTGGGTGCTCTGTGACTACTATCTACCATATGCTCTGGGTGGTGGTTATGTGATTTCTGCAGATCTGGTGCACTATTTGCGTCTTAGCAGAGACTACCTGAACATGTGGCAGAGTGAAGATGTCTCCCTGGGGGTGTGGCTGGCTCCCATCGATGTGAAGAGAGTGCACGACCCTCGTTTTGACACTGAGTACAAGTCCCGAGGTTGCAACAATAAGTACATAGTAACTCATAAGCAAAGCATTGAGGACATGCTGGAAAAGCACCAGACCCTGGCTAAAGAAGGAAAGCTCT ATCAGTGTCTGTTCCCACCTGCAGGAAGAGacaaatggcaaagaaaaaaaaaaaag AACACACTGCCTGCAAGACTCAAATCTGTTGCTACATGTACCTGTGTAAGATATGCTGTTACCTTGGAACTGGAACTACTTTATGCCAACGTAATGTGCCAGTTATTACTTTCTAATACAGACTATTTAGGTAATGTCTAG